The sequence GCCTCGACCTGCTCCTCGGTGTAGTAGCCGGAGTCCACGAGGATCTCCTCGTAGTTGCTCTCGAGCACCATCTGCACCTCGAGCAGGTACGAGGGGACGACCTTCGCCCCGTTGTCGTAGGTCTCGGTGTCGTTGGCCTCGGGCTCCCCGCCGGTGAGGATCGACTCCGCGGCGACGATCGCCTGGTCGGCGAGGTCGCGGGTGTCCTTGAAGATCGTCGAGTGCTGCACGCCGTCGGCGATGAGCTTGATCGAGGCGATCTCGGCGTCCTGCCCGGTGACGATCGGCAGGCCCTCGTCGATGGTGGGGCCCAGGCCGGTGTTCTGCAGGGCGTTGATGATGCCGCGCGAGAGCGGGTCGGCGGGGGCGAGCACCCCGGCCAGCTCCTCGCCGCCGTTGTAGTGCGTGGTCAGCAGGGTCTCCATGCGCTTCTGCGCGGTCTCCTGCTCCCAGCGCTGGGTGGCGGCCTGGTCGATGTCCATCTGGCCCGAGAGCACCTCGAGGGTGCCGTCGTCGAAGTACGGCTGCAGGGTGTCGATCGCGCCGTCCCAGAACAGGTGGGCGTTGTTGTCGTCGAGCGAGCCGGCGAACAGCTCCACGTTCAGCGGCCCCTCGGGGGCGTCGTCGGCGGGCTCGAAGCTCTCGTCGAGCAGGCCCAGCCCGTACAGCAGGGCGTTGGCCTGGTTCACGCCCACCTTGTAGTTGTCGAAGGTGACGTAGAAGTCGACGTTCTCGCTGTCGGTGAGCAGGCGGTCGTAGGCGACGACGGGGATGCCCGCGGCGGCCGCGGCGTCGAGCTGGGCCGAGAGGGAGGCGCCGTCGATCGAGGCGATGAGCAGTACGCTCACGCCGGAGTTGATCATCTGGTCGATCTGCTGCTGCTGGGTGGGGATGTCGTCGTCGGCGTACTGCATGTCGACGGTGAAGCCCTTGCCCTCCAGGCCCTCCTTGATGTTGTTGCCGTCGGCGACCCAGCGCTCGTAGGTCTGGGTCGGCATGGCGACGCCGACGGTCTGCTCGCTGGGCGGGGCGTCGGGGTCGGGGCCGCCGGAACCGGCGCCCTCACCGCCGCAGGCGGCCAGTCCGAGCGCGGCCGCGGCGGCCGTCGCTCCCAGCATGAAGGTTCTCCGGTTGTGCATGGGCTTCTCCTCGTCGAAAATCGCCGTCCGCTGCGCACAGCGGTGGTGTCCGGTCGGAGCTCCGCGGCGGCGCGGGCGTCGGTGCCGGTCGAGCCGGGGCGTCGATGCCGTGCGCGGCGCCGACGGGGCGTCGGCGGAACTGCCGGGCCCGGACGGGCCCGTGGGGTGGTCCGCGCACCGACGATGGCGCGGCGCCGCCGGGGTGGCGGGGACCGCTCGAATGCTAACGTTCACATCGACACAGGTGTCAACAGGACCACCGTGCCTGCGGGTCACAACTCGGCAACGGGCGGCGACTGCCGCCGGGCCCCCGCTGCGACCTGCAGGGTCCTCCGAGGGGCCGGAGCCGCGCCCCTGCCCGACCATCCGCACCGTCCCGACAGGAAGCCCCGCATGAGCCCCACGCCGCGCCGCCCCTCGATGGGTGATGTCGCGAGCCGCGCCGGTGTCTCGTACCAGACCGTCTCGCGGGTGCTCAACGCCCCGGACATCGTCCGCCCGGACACCCGCGAGCGCGTGCTCGAGGCGATCTCGGAGCTCGGCTACACCCGCAACCGGGCGGCGCGGGCGCTGAAGACCGCCCGCTCCTCGCTGCTGGGCGTGCTCACCGATGATCTGTCCCTGTTCGGCCCGGCGGAGACCACCACCGCGATCGAGGCCGCGGCCCGGGAGGCGGGGTACTCGGTGGTGCTCACCTCGATGGCGCACGGACCGCACGGCGCGCATCAGATCGGGGCGGAGCTGCTGGGCTCCGGGGTGGAGGGGATCCTGGTGATCGCCGCCCATGAGGGGATGACCTCGGCGGTCTCCGCCGTGGCGAGCTCGACCCCCGTGGTCGCGGTCTCCGCGCAGCCGCCCGAGGAGGCCGACGTGGAGGTGGTGGGCATCGACCAGGGGCGCGGCGCGCATGAGGTGGTCGAGCA comes from Brachybacterium faecium DSM 4810 and encodes:
- a CDS encoding monosaccharide-binding protein, yielding MHNRRTFMLGATAAAAALGLAACGGEGAGSGGPDPDAPPSEQTVGVAMPTQTYERWVADGNNIKEGLEGKGFTVDMQYADDDIPTQQQQIDQMINSGVSVLLIASIDGASLSAQLDAAAAAGIPVVAYDRLLTDSENVDFYVTFDNYKVGVNQANALLYGLGLLDESFEPADDAPEGPLNVELFAGSLDDNNAHLFWDGAIDTLQPYFDDGTLEVLSGQMDIDQAATQRWEQETAQKRMETLLTTHYNGGEELAGVLAPADPLSRGIINALQNTGLGPTIDEGLPIVTGQDAEIASIKLIADGVQHSTIFKDTRDLADQAIVAAESILTGGEPEANDTETYDNGAKVVPSYLLEVQMVLESNYEEILVDSGYYTEEQVEAGQL
- a CDS encoding transcriptional regulator (PFAM: Periplasmic binding proteins and sugar binding domain of the LacI family; Bacterial regulatory proteins, lacI family); the protein is MSPTPRRPSMGDVASRAGVSYQTVSRVLNAPDIVRPDTRERVLEAISELGYTRNRAARALKTARSSLLGVLTDDLSLFGPAETTTAIEAAAREAGYSVVLTSMAHGPHGAHQIGAELLGSGVEGILVIAAHEGMTSAVSAVASSTPVVAVSAQPPEEADVEVVGIDQGRGAHEVVEHLQRTGVRSIVHLAGPTDWFDARARRSGFTAALEALGLDGEVVGAGDWTPCSGYELTGSLLRSGRPEAIFAANDMIAIGVLHALHEHGLRVPEDVAVVGFDNTLGAEFLVPSLTTVDQPFAEVGRAALRHLVGMLEEDRPAADVPRTLPPRLVVRRSTRPERTH